The Halomarina ordinaria genome segment CGATCACGCTCTGCAGGTCATTCGTCCCACCAGCGGTCTCCGTCGTCAGCGTCAGCAACTCGCCAAAGTTGAGGTCGAGGCGGTCGGTGAGTGTGCCTGCGGTTCTATCGAGATTGTCGGTGGCGATGACGATGCGGTCGATACTGACTACGTCCATAACGAGCGAGAGTAATGCCCACGGGGTATGAAACTGTGGGTCACACTGGCGGTCTACCGACAATTCACCAGAACGGTTATGGTTGGCTCCCAACGAGAGGCATGGTATGCCAGTGCATGCGTACGAGGCAAACACGTTCGTCTGGGGTGCCGGCTGTATCGACGAACTCTCGACACGCCTCGATGAAGTGGGAGCGACCCACGTGTTGGTCGTCTGTGGCGAACACGTCGGCGCGAACGACGACCTGTTCGAAGCGGTCGAACGAGCTCTCGGCGACCACTCGACTACAAGATTCACCGGAGCACGAAGCGACGTCCCGCTCGAAACCGTCATGGAAGGGGTTCGCGTCAAACGCGATTGTCGAGCCGACGTTCTCGTGAGTGTCGGTGGCGGGAGTGCCAGCGACACGGCGAAAGCGATCGCGACGTTCGACGCCGAAGAAGGGCGGTCGATGGACGAGATGAAAGCGCAGACGACCGATGACGGTGAGGCGTACGTTCCCGCACTGCCGGCTGAGAAGGCTGCGGTGTTCGCCATCGCGACCACGCTTTCGGCGGCAGAGGTGAGCAACGCGTTCGGCGTGACCGACCTCGAACGCGGTGAGAAAGGTGTTCTCGTGGACGAGAAGGTACGTCCGGTCGCCAGTTTCTACGACCCCGAGTTGACGGCGACGACACCGCCGAGTATCATCGCGAGCACCGGGATGAACGCGCTCGACCATGCCGTCGAAATCCTCTACTCAGACCCTCGGGGTGAGAACCCGTTCTACCAAGCGACGGCCGCTCGGGCGATTGAGTTGCTGATGGCTCACCTTTCCGACGCCGTTGCGGATCCTGATGACCAGACCGCCCTCGAAGGTGCACAGGTGGGAGCGGCACTCAGCGCGCTGGGCCTCATCGGTGGCATCTGTATCAACCATGGAATCAATCACGCACTCTGTGCACGCCACCCTGTCTCCCATGGGGACGGTAACAGCATACTGCTGCCTCACGGCATCGCGTTCAATATGCCTGCAGTCCCCGAGCGCGTCCGTCGTATCGCTGCTGCGATGGACATCGATACCGAGGGCCGGGACGATCAATGGGTCGTCAGACGCGTTATCGAGTCTGTTCGTGACCTCCAGACAGAGATCGACGTCCCGTATCGACTGCGGGATGTCGATGTCGATCGAGACGACTTCGACGAACTCGCGGCCGTGGCCGCGACGGACTCGGCGATGGCGAGCAATCCACGGCCAGTGACCGAAGCGGATATCCGCGACGTTCTCGACGCAGCCTGGTGAGCGTATCGGAACGTCCGACCGACGGTACTGTTTTACTGTTCGGGTTTCCATAGGTTTCCAATGGTTCAGGCAGTTCGCATGCCGATGATGGGGAATACGATGGAGACTGGCCTGCTCGCTGAGTGGGTTGTCGAGGCTGGCACCTCCGTCGAGGAAGACGACGTGCTTGCAATCGTCGAGTCCGAGAAAGCAGCCGCCGACGTCGTCGCGACGCAGTCTGGAGAACTCGCTCGCATCGATGTCGACGCAGGTGAGGAAGTGCCGCCGGGGACGCTTATCGGGGTCGTCCTTGCCGACGACGAACACATCGAGGACGCCCCAGCTCCTGGAAGTCGAATCGAGCCCGAAAGTGACAGTGATGACGGTTCCGGGAACAGTGGCCAGACAGACGTCGATGACACGTCTTCCGACGAAAATAGTACCAGCGCCAGTACTGACGCTCACATCGACGCCAGCACAGAAGCTAGTACAGAGAATGAGTTGACGATTCGAGCCGCTCCAGGGGCGCGGAAGCTGGCAGCGTCTGAAGACGTGGACCTTTCGACCATCCAGGGGTCTGGTCCGGAAGGTGCCGTCCTCAGAGCCGACGTTGAGGACGTTCTGGAGCAAGCAGTCGTCACGAGGGAGACAGATGACACAGCCGCCGACCCCGACGTCGCTGGAGAGAGACGGTCGTTCGCTACTCCGAGGACACGTCGACTCGCTCGAGAACAGGGGATCTCGATGAGTGATCTCCGAGGAACGGGCGTGAACGGCCGGGTGACGGAATCGGACGTGCGGGCCGCCGCAGGACAGGAAACCGTACCGAGGCCGTCTGAAAATGCTGAACCCCCCAGAGCGTCCATGGATGGCCGCTCGCCGACGGACGCGGCTGCCCATGGTGTCACTGTCGTGGAGGAGCAGCCACTCTCACGCATGCGCCAAACCATCGCCGGTCGGATGACGCAGTCGGCGAGGCAGGCCCCCCATGTCACACTCAATCGCTCGGTGAGCGTTGACCGGGGGTTCCAGACGGCGACAGAACTCACAGAAGATGGAGACACTACCGTAGGGTTCACGGACGTACTCGTTGCGGCCGCGGGCCGAGCACTGGCGACCCACCCTGAATTTAACGCGTGGTTCGAGAACGACAACCTGCGGTTGATCGCCGAGCGAAACGTCGCCGTAGCCGTCGACACCGACGCAGGGCTCGTCACGCCAGTCATTCGCGAGGTGGGCCGACGCTCGCTAGTGAGTATCGCCAGCGAGCGCCGAGAGGTGACCGACGCTGTTCTCGATGAATCGTTTTCGATGGACACCCTCCAGGGAGGGACGTTTACCATCACGAACCTCGGAATGTTCGGTATCGACTCGTTCGACCCGATTATCAACCCCCCACAGGTAGCGATTCTCGGCGTCGGGTGCATCCACGGCGAAAAGGAACGAACCTGTACCCTCTCGCTTTCGTTCGACCATCGAGCGGTCGATGGTGCCGATGCCGCTCGGTTCCTCCAGACACTTACGGCGTTCGTCGAGGCGCCGTCACGACTCGTTGCTGCCTCGACCGAGGATATGAGTACTCACACCGAGGATACCGGCGGGAGCCCAGT includes the following:
- a CDS encoding iron-containing alcohol dehydrogenase family protein; this translates as MPVHAYEANTFVWGAGCIDELSTRLDEVGATHVLVVCGEHVGANDDLFEAVERALGDHSTTRFTGARSDVPLETVMEGVRVKRDCRADVLVSVGGGSASDTAKAIATFDAEEGRSMDEMKAQTTDDGEAYVPALPAEKAAVFAIATTLSAAEVSNAFGVTDLERGEKGVLVDEKVRPVASFYDPELTATTPPSIIASTGMNALDHAVEILYSDPRGENPFYQATAARAIELLMAHLSDAVADPDDQTALEGAQVGAALSALGLIGGICINHGINHALCARHPVSHGDGNSILLPHGIAFNMPAVPERVRRIAAAMDIDTEGRDDQWVVRRVIESVRDLQTEIDVPYRLRDVDVDRDDFDELAAVAATDSAMASNPRPVTEADIRDVLDAAW
- a CDS encoding 2-oxo acid dehydrogenase subunit E2, with protein sequence MVQAVRMPMMGNTMETGLLAEWVVEAGTSVEEDDVLAIVESEKAAADVVATQSGELARIDVDAGEEVPPGTLIGVVLADDEHIEDAPAPGSRIEPESDSDDGSGNSGQTDVDDTSSDENSTSASTDAHIDASTEASTENELTIRAAPGARKLAASEDVDLSTIQGSGPEGAVLRADVEDVLEQAVVTRETDDTAADPDVAGERRSFATPRTRRLAREQGISMSDLRGTGVNGRVTESDVRAAAGQETVPRPSENAEPPRASMDGRSPTDAAAHGVTVVEEQPLSRMRQTIAGRMTQSARQAPHVTLNRSVSVDRGFQTATELTEDGDTTVGFTDVLVAAAGRALATHPEFNAWFENDNLRLIAERNVAVAVDTDAGLVTPVIREVGRRSLVSIASERREVTDAVLDESFSMDTLQGGTFTITNLGMFGIDSFDPIINPPQVAILGVGCIHGEKERTCTLSLSFDHRAVDGADAARFLQTLTAFVEAPSRLVAASTEDMSTHTEDTGGSPVSNTGTSLDEISVAELLERDIHEHATEVAAAHSWPVPTLDVELIEGVPTIAVERGGDLSAANAKRLIYAACRESQYSDAITGLRDPDVTVS